The Oceanidesulfovibrio indonesiensis region GCGTGATTACCGGGACGGGAAGAACCAGAACTTCCTGCGCGACGAGGACCTGGAGAAGGTCCTGGCCACAGCCAAGGCCCGCGAGAAAGTGGACAAGTACGCGTATCTGGCCAGCTTCGACGAGATCAAGGAGAACGACTTCAACCTGAACATCCCGCGCTACGTGGACACCTTCGAGGAGGAAGAGGAGATCGACCTCGTGGCGGTGCTGCAGGAACGCAAGGCCCTGAAGTCGGACCTGGAGCAGCTGGAAGCCAAGATGGAAGGCTACCTGAAAGAACTTGGGTTCATGGAAGGAGACAA contains the following coding sequences:
- a CDS encoding N-6 DNA methylase, producing the protein RDYRDGKNQNFLRDEDLEKVLATAKAREKVDKYAYLASFDEIKENDFNLNIPRYVDTFEEEEEIDLVAVLQERKALKSDLEQLEAKMEGYLKELGFMEGDNG